A window of Babesia microti strain RI chromosome III, complete genome contains these coding sequences:
- a CDS encoding Nuclear protein Es2 (overlaps_old_locusTagID:BBM_III03815) — MSDSLATKSGKNDVAIPSQSYVKPQRGVEISTVKPKTPYQYALNRISKNSKVKALVEDDYICCLERIIERDFFPDLPVLRANKELRNSGMDTRVKEQILQELEAINNTERVKVENADGTLEYVNLPSLSKFQENYTSEDNKSYDSLLVSNIAKRNLEDAWIEHVEDEHNKKMNKIQHLTNEGKKSNDLACTTYRARTNLMFHPESLNKKEFVMPAEIRPQNCRINQSHIDELIVTHMAHKDAVQLNNKEQQRRDNIAIHGLYASGVSNDPEYVYTPKIVAGEAIDASPIVTWGTVGQVDKLEEGVNGTPFNLPNVSERDAIANKLRMKHIMPHGKGKSSLLKKKPSLLKSILARSSASSIDTQLREAYSGRSRRSGSSMVSSMATPLATPMRDSPIDSNTIK, encoded by the coding sequence ATGAGTGATTCACTTGCAACCAAATCTGGTAAAAATGATGTCGCGATACCATCGCAATCATATGTCAAACCGCAAAGGGGCGTTGAAATTAGTACGGTTAAGCCTAAAACTCCATATCAATATGCATTAAATCGCATTTCTAAGAACTCTAAAGTAAAAGCCCTAGTTGAGGATGATTATATTTGCTGTCTCGAGCGGATTATTGAAAGGGATTTTTTCCCCGATCTGCCAGTTCTAAGGGCCAATAAAGAGTTAAGAAATTCGGGCATGGATACAAGGGTTAAGGAACAAATTCTACAGGAGTTGGAAGCCATAAATAATACGGAAAGGGTTAAGGTGGAGAATGCAGATGGGACACTTGAATATGTAAACCTACCTTCCCTTTCCAAATTCCAAGAAAACTACACTAGCGAAGACAACAAAAGCTACGATTCATTGCTAGTTTCCAATATTGCTAAGAGAAATTTGGAAGATGCATGGATTGAACATGTGGAAGATGAACACAATAAGAAGATGAACAAGATACAGCATCTCACAAATGAGGGTAAAAAGTCAAATGATCTCGCTTGCACTACGTACCGCGCGCGCACCAATTTGATGTTCCATCCAGAATCATTGAATAAGAAGGAATTTGTTATGCCTGCAGAAATTAGACCCCAAAATTGCAGAATCAATCAATCGCATATTGATGAACTAATTGTGACGCATATGGCACACAAAGATGCTGTGCAACTGAATAATAAGGAACAACAAAGGCGTGACAATATCGCTATCCATGGGTTATATGCATCTGGTGTATCAAATGATCCTGAATACGTTTATACGCCCAAAATTGTAGCAGGGGAGGCAATTGATGCTAGTCCAATTGTCACATGGGGTACTGTTGGCCAGGTCGATAAGTTAGAAGAGGGTGTAAATGGTACACCATTTAATTTGCCAAATGTGAGTGAGAGAGATGCTATCGCAAACAAGCTGAGGATGAAACACATTATGCCTCATGGAAAGGGCAAGAGTAGTTTGCTTAAGAAAAAGCCGAGTCTGTTAAAGTCGATATTGGCTAGAAGTTCCGCTAGTTCAATTGACACCCAATTAAGGGAAGCCTATTCTGGCAGATCAAGGAGATCTGGAAGTTCAATGGTTTCATCCATGGCTACTCCGTTGGCCACACCTATGAGGGATTCTCCAATAGATTCTAATACAATaaagtaa
- a CDS encoding hypothetical protein (overlaps_old_locusTagID:BBM_III03830) gives MRDDTVPLVAEKLPIISLTWDELKSVLSWNNIYNNIIQGDSNYFYYVSALTFITLYIVLYIYYKRESYILHYYLLDFSHLNLPRKKCVLTYRQYKEKII, from the exons ATGAGAGATGATACCGTACCGCTGGTTGCAGAAAAACTGCCGATTATATCACTTACTTGGGACGAACTTAAATCAGTTTTGTCTTGGAACAACATTTACAACAACATTATACAGGGCGATTCgaactatttttattatgt aTCTGCGTTGACATTCATAACACTGTACATTGtactatatatatactacaAACGGGAATCATACATTTTACACTACTATCTGCTGGACTTTTCACatttaaatttgccaaGAAAAAAATGTGTTCTGACCTACCGTCAATACAAGGAAAAGATAATATGA
- a CDS encoding Ribosomal protein L1p/L10e family (overlaps_old_locusTagID:BBM_III03845) — MAKSVFRKLVKNTNTKQSQKVSKQLISKLSKPKSVCNKTSKSVKPINYKSVDHIIGCIDDNLIIRILQAIDERRCASMKLDLLDRPQPIFISFTTYDMIIEPQVRPLFIKVPNSIYLDKDICVIVKDPHESWKEAFKSANIPQIKKIIGLKKLKTRYREYKNRRELCDSYDLFICDKAIVPSMPSALGKYFIEKKKLPIAYKFDKLKLPEIINKLLSYVYFRRSAGPSSSVKIGYTNMSHNQLVDNIKAVINDVANCLTKNKMSIIRAINLSWSDVSLPLFTDSG; from the exons ATGGCAAAATCTGTGTTTAGAAAACTTGTAAAAAATACTAACACGAAACAATCGCAAAAAGTGTCCAAACAACTCATATCCAAACTTTCCAAACCAAAAAGTGTATGCAATAAAACCTCCAAATCAGTTAagccaataaattataagaGTGTCGATCATATAATTGGTTgtattgatgataatttgattataagAATTTTACAGGCAATCGATGAAAGGAGATGCGCTTCCATGAAATTGGATCTGCTCGATCGTCCCCAACCAATATTCATATCATTTACAACTTATGATATGATCATAGAGCCACAAGTCAGACCTTTGTTTAT TAAAGTTCCAAATTCGATATACTTGGATAAGGACATTTGTGTTATAGTTAAGGACCCTCATGAATCCTGGAAGGAGGCATTTAAGTCGGCTAACATACCGCAAATTAAAaag aTAATTGGTTTAAAGAAGTTAAAGACTAGATATAGGGAATACAAGAATAGGCGAGAATTGTGTGATAGTTACGACCTGTTTATATGTGACAAAGCCATAGTACCTAGTATGCCCTCCGCACTGggcaaatattttattgaaaaGAAGAAATTGCCAATCGCATATAAGTTTGATAAGTTAAAATTACCcgaaattattaacaaacTCCTTTCTTATGTATACTTCCGTAGATCTGCTGGCCCATCAAG TAGTGTAAAAATTGGTTATACAAATATGTCTCATAATCAGCTAGTTGATAACATAAAGGCTGTGATTAATGATGTGGCAAATTGTCTAAccaaaaataaaatgaGTATTATTAGAGCTATCAATTTGAGCTGGTCAGATGTATCACTTCCACTATTCACCGATTCTGGTTGA
- a CDS encoding Mitochondrial import inner membrane translocase subunit Tim9 (overlaps_old_locusTagID:BBM_III03835), with protein sequence MDAAISNLSAKEREAVMAEFDKVQYQDTMETYNGITQRCFNECVTSFKSKDLDKRETECVGNCVKKFIAYSQRVSMRFGEKAS encoded by the coding sequence ATGGACGCCGCTATATCCAATTTGTCTGCCAAAGAGCGAGAAGCTGTTATGGCAGAATTTGACAAAGTACAGTATCAGGATACTATGGAAACATACAATGGAATAACTCAAAGATGCTTTAATGAGTGCGTTACTTCCTTCAAGTCTAAAGATTTGGATAAACGCGAGACTGAATGTGTTGGAAATTGCGTCAAAAAGTTTATCGCATATTCGCAAAGAGTTAGTATGAGGTTTGGAGAGAAAGCTTCTTAG
- a CDS encoding Eukaryotic aspartyl protease (overlaps_old_locusTagID:BBM_III03850) yields MYISIKYIYFMMLSFKFSLKFIYILIANIKPANLVILSCPSLKIDELNTENNIPNGRLKKFHINTLNHYGNPSFFQIKSNPSIAYNSVELIADLNNILYGQINIGTDPSYTFNVIFDTGSSEVWVPYKTCNCKQCLNKHKYSKSSTFKPVKDESGNATAVSVRYISGSINGFKGIDDIKLTDSLTVPGVCIGLATNYEMPNYVKMTWDGIIGLGFPNTESLDNGLDSLVKKLTNGLQSGMRNQFSYYVHKDSTGGFIRGMITFGGIDKSLLSNGNIFYWTNCATDTSYWTVNFKVSVSNYNSSSANIIGIATRGILDTGSQLIYIPKEDYQQLGLGNLNCKESHTLPTLNLIFSDTIGGDFTLKLAPNDYVINYGGEDCDLGIIMEDQTENYGIEGWTLGQKFFQVFHTIFDIDSRSVAFRTV; encoded by the exons atgtatatttctattaaatacatatattttatgatGTTGTCCTTCAAATTCTCattgaaatttatttatatactgaTCGCTAATATAAAACCTGCCAATTTAGTCATTTTATCTTGTCCATCGTTGAAAATTGACGAATTAAATActgaaaataatataccCAATGGAAGGCTGAAGAAATTCCACATAAACACTCTAAATCATTATGGAAATCCAAGTTTTTTTCAGATAAAATCAAATCCCTCTATTGCTTATAATAGTGTAGAACTGATTGCTGACCTTAATAACATCTTGTACGGACAAATCAACATTGGTACAGATCCCAGTTATACATTTAACGTAATTTTTGACACAGGATCTTCG gaaGTTTGGGTACCCTATAAAACATG caaCTGCAAGCAGTGCCTAAATAAGCATAAGTATTCTAAGAGTTCAACGTTCAAACCTGTTAAAGATGAAAGTGGCAATGCCACAGCTGTGTCTGTTAGATATATATCTGGATCTATCAATGGGTTTAAAG GAATTGATGACATAAAACTAACCGATAGTTTAACTGTCCCAGGCGTTTGCATTGGGCTTGCA ACAAACTATGAAATGCCaaattatgttaaaatgACCTGG GATGGTATCATAGGATTGGG CTTCCCAAACACAGAATCATTAGATAATGGATTAGATTCTTT GGTTAAAAAGTTAACCAATGGATTACAGAGTGGTATGAGGAATCAGTTTTCCTACTATGTCCACAAAG ATTCAACTGGCGGATTTATAAGAGGAATGATCACTTTTGGAGGAATAGATAAATCGCTACTCTCCAATGggaatattttttattggaCAAACTGTGCCACGGACACTTCGTATTGGACAg TAAACTTTAAAGTATCagtttcaaattataacaGTTCATCCGCAAATATCATTGGTATCGCAACAAGAGGCATTCTAGATACTG GGAGCCAACTAATTTACATACCTAAGGAGGATTACCAACAATTAGGATTGGGAAACTTAAATTGTAAAGAATCACATACATTACCCACtttgaatttaatattcTCTGATACTATAGGAGGCGATTTTACACTAAAATTGGCACCTAACGACTACGTAATTAACTATGGAGGAGAAGATTGCGATTTGGGGATAATAATGGAGGATCAAACTGag AATTATGGAATAGAAGGATGGACTTTAGGCCAG AAATTCTTTCAGGTTTTCCATACCATATTCGACATTGACTCTAGGAGCGTTGCCTTTAGGACTGTGTAA
- a CDS encoding conserved Plasmodium protein, unknown function (overlaps_old_locusTagID:BBM_III03825): protein MHFAKTAPKTSSDITQLSSDISKLDISQNNSSNCTVSNASNATNTPTAGTINTYRWADEMDDTDSSFNGSDTEPTPIESEGEKRGHTDYVVKLSNLTKNTTARQIKEILPRELQIHHITFDSTDNCSALVSFKDDRHMLKALQHSGKIRAPNAVSSSSSTSARGKDNYIFIDPWERPSIGRNNKGGVKTTAPVYSMTRDKFISENLHKANNERGIKHDSEASVNDTKGFDWNSNRSIKDEPKSTSNERPKLILKPRSKPLSIEIPPLLTKIDEYEPQSSTLNIIHKGSNESGESMKQTTNTQALHKKKSIDKSQEYNSDAYVENRVSKEHLKRSYDKKYKIGRFERYEKVEKLEKYEKYEKLDKYERVEKIEKHGRRERHFDKYEKIEKVENIERTSRSEKSSRSAREIKDLKGYSKEYHKDYSKDYNTEHRKDSFGYGNEYKKGSLASAYKGPAIRIVKEDFIGNNDRNDISTSVSGGKYVKKKSDFPPLNDVNGDSYVESHNPSFKAQEHKNGECESEEFKGNSKYDIESYSDDKPLRSGAEKKTSRPIRRKNPVDDTVANKVVVNAMDDRKGKNISHVIKTMRRKRQSVP, encoded by the exons ATGCATTTCGCCAAAACGGCCCCTAAAACCTCCTCTGATATCACCCAATTGAGTTCAGACATTTCAAAACTCGATATCAGCCAAAACAACTCCTCAAATTGCACTGTAAGTAATGCCTCAAATGCAACCAACACTCCAACAGCCGGTACCATAAACACATATCGTTGGGCCGATGAAATGGATGACACTGATTCTTCTTTCA ATGGATCGGATACTGAACCTACACCAATAGAATCGGAAGGTGAAAAAAGGGGCCATACTGATTATGTAGTGAAACTTAGTAACCTTACCAAAAATACCACTGCCAGACAAATTAAGGAAATTCTGCCCAGAGAACTACAAATCCACCATATAACATTTGACAGCACTGATAACTGCTCGGCTTTAGTCTCATTTAAGGATGATCGGCATATGTTAAAGGCTTTGCAGCATTCTGGAAAGATAAGAGCCCCTAATGCAGTATCCAGCAGCTCTTCTACTTCTGCTAGGGGCAAAgacaattacatttttatcgaTCCCTGGGAAAGGCCTAGCATTGGAAGAAATAATAAAGGTGGTGTTAAGACAACGGCTCCTGTTTACTCGATGACCCgggataaatttattagtgaaaatttacataagGCTAATAATGAGAGGGGCATCAAGCATGATAGTGAAGCGTCCGTTAATGATACTAAGGGCTTTGATTGGAATAGTAATAGGTCCATCAAag ATGAGCCAAAATCCACGTCTAATGAACGACCCAAATTAATTCTAAAACCAAGATCTAAGCCTCTAAGTATCGAAATACCTCCTTTACTCAccaaaattgatgaatatgaACCCCAGTCATCAACTCTTAATATAATCCATAAAGGTTCTAATGAATCAGGCGAATCAATGAAACAAACAACCAACACTCAAGCACTTCACAAAAAAAAGTCAATAGACAAGTCACAAGAATATAATAGTGACGCTTATGTTGAGAATAGAGTGTCAAAGGAACACTTGAAAAGGAGCTACGATAAGAAATACAAAATTGGGCGTTTCGAACGTTACGAAAAGGTTGAGAAACTTGAGAAATACGAAAAGTACGAGAAATTAGATAAATACGAACGGGTGGAAAAGATTGAGAAGCATGGGCGACGTGAACGTcattttgataaatatgaaaaaattgagaAGGTTGAGAATATAGAACGTACAAGCAGGAGTGAAAAATCTAGTAGATCTGCTAGGGAGATTAAAGATTTGAAGGGTTACTCTAAGGAATATCATAAAGATTACTCTAAGGATTATAATACGGAACACAGAAAAGATTCTTTTGGCTATGGAAATGAATACAAGAAAGGTTCCTTAGCCTCTGCTTATAAAGGCCCTGCTATTAGAATTGTCAAGGAAGATTTCATCGGCAACAACGATCGAAACGACATAAGTACCAGCGTTTCCGGCGGTAAATATGTCAAAAAAAAATCGGATTTCCCCCCACTTAATGATGTCAATGGAGATTCATATGTAGAATCGCATAATCCAAGCTTTAAAGCTCAAGAACATAAGAATGGTGAATGTGAGAGCGAAGAATTTAAAGGAAATAGCAAATATGACATAGAATCCTACAGTGATGATAAACCGTTGAGGTCTGGTGCTGAAAAGAAAACTTCTAGACCCATTAGGAGGAAGAATCCGGTAGATGATACGGTTGCTAATAAGGTAGTAGTAAATGCTATGGATGATAGAAAGGGcaaaaatatatcgcaTGTTATAAAGACGATGAGGCGTAAGCGCCAATCAGTGCCTTAA
- a CDS encoding conserved Plasmodium membrane protein, unknown function (overlaps_old_locusTagID:BBM_III03820), translating into MVSKVSNISWRNVKLRAAKHAGLWILRVYFGIILTLSILDMSFFTIASSHRSKVIGMLFVIKLIITKHFRSFLFLFAAFSSRAASFQAHRESSIVNDVMSLMFIVTAVSGTLHLAQTLVTLSFKPYQLTLCLVSFCQCELKHRINDGDKCRLLEKQILDRAYYLSVVKEGLFQVIFSVAATIALSFILTFVNILSFILPIFFHFQLDSGLLASINKFRYAMFEFLIRDSVYSTEQSADMTQLISLILSIYFVIVLSLVLTELLNKYSYNLDGVISHQIQAIPQCNEINFQDECILVRALGNYGRGVSYMIGLKSTDRQPKALMAGILQQSAVLIPDYTRSPPEPMGISCNPMMGSYYDETRQRQHTDPVVYKMLLDPNSILWKTYADSGLRVIRESCYHLATLSSFMNQCDNSQQEMEVHVRLFVEPNLVDNFTYFPTNWVKIRFAMDLITLSILYIRGLTCWLCIANLLGCDSFSVKRVAKNIIGESISLLKSTESFDGYKMANSPFYNLLSMLENEISLSLKQLCIYTETLLFTKFDSSFDTYRVIQHLYGN; encoded by the exons ATGGTGTCAAAGGTGTCTAACATAAGTTGGCGCAACGTGAAACTGCGCGCGGCCAAGCATGCAGGTTTGTGGATTTTGCGAGTATATTTTGGAATAATTTTGACCCTTTCAATTCTCGACATGTCTTTTTTCACCATCGCATCATCTCACAGGAGTAAAG TAATTGGAATGCTTTTTGTTATAAAACTCATAATCACAAAACATTTCCGCTCTTTTCTATTCCTATTTGCAGCATTTTCATCCAGAGCAGCCTCCTTCCAAG CTCATAGGGAATCTTCGATCGTGAACGATGTTATGAGCCTTATGTTTATTGTAACCGCTGTTAGCGGAACTTTACACTTAGCCCAAACACTGGTTACATTATCATTCAAACCATACCAATTGACTCTTTGTTTAGTTTCATT TTGCCAATGCGAGCTAAAGCATAGGATCAATGACGGAGATAAGTGCAGACTGCTAGAGAAACAAATATTGGACCGTgcatattatttatcagTTGTAAAGGAAGGGTTATTCCAAGTCATATTCTCTGTTGCTGCCACAATAGCTCTCTCATTCATACTTACATTTGTCAACATTTTATCGTTCATTTTACCAATATTCTTCCACTTTCAATTGGATTCAGGACTATTAGCATCtataaacaaattcagATACGCAATGTTTGAGTTCTTAATTCGGGATTCTGTATATTCAACTGAACAATCAGCAGATATGACCCAATTAATCAGTTTAATACTGTCAATCTACTTTGTTATTGTATTATCGCTAGTGCTTACTGAGTTATTGAACAAGTACTCGTATAATCTGGACGGAGTTATATCGCATCAAATACAAGCCATTCCACAGTGCAATGAGATCAACTTTCAAGATGAA TGCATTTTGGTTCGTGCTCTGGGAAATTATGGGCGTGGCGTTTCCTATATGATAGGTCTTAAGTCTACTGATCGTCAGCCTAAGGCTCTAATGGCTGGGATCTTGCAGCAATCTGCAGTATTAATTCCTGACTATACCAGATCCCCACCTGAACCCATGGGAATTTCCTGTAACCCGATGATGGGAAGCTACTATGATGAAACCAGGCAGAGACAGCATACAGATCCGGTGGTATATAAGATGCTATTGGATCCCAATTCCATT TTGTGGAAAACATATGCTGACTCTGGTTTGCGAGTGATTCGTGAAAGTTGTTACCATTTGGCCACCCTATCAAGTTTCATGAACCAATGCGATAACTCTCAACAAGAGATGGAAGTTCACGTCAGGCTGTTTGTTGAGCCCAATTTAGTTGACAATTTCACGTACTTCCCGACAAATTGGGTTAAAATTCGCTTTGCAATGGATTTGATAACTCTGTCTATTCTATACATAAGGGGATTAACCTGTTGGCTATGCATTGCCAATTTACTTGGATGTGATTCTTTCTCTGTTAAACGCGTTGCTAAAAACATTATTGGAGAGTCTATATCTCTGCTAAAGTCTACCGAATCATTTGATGGATATAAAATGGCAAACTCCCCCTTCTACAATTTGCTATCGATGCTGGAGAATGAAATAAGTTTATCGCTCAAGCAGCTTTGTATTTACACCGAGACACTGTTATTTACTAAGTTTGACAGTTCATTTGATACTTATAGGGTTATACAGCATCTGTACGGCAACTAA
- a CDS encoding conserved Plasmodium protein, unknown function (overlaps_old_locusTagID:BBM_III03840), which translates to MKLQSLAVEIMKSARAGETSLDLWKGYCEKIKNVVDNLNHTSICSIIHSFGHMRYKHTQLLSVLSTNLYKSVPFLTTKQITSVLKSFSLLNFKNEFMMQILSKHAAKLAPMMNPYELSTLLYSYASLNSCNLYVFYPIKCSVSDKIDKFGPKELSLLLGGLCKINCDDLQLITVVSSHFCKTISSNDPKSLSLSSNYLLRLKLGNSKIVAMFIAREIMRYKPKFSSQGLSLILNSISKYNDDISLFQRYSMIIQLRIDEFNIHSCCLVASAVSRANYKEIKLLEVLAERVGKQSNELYPQAVATLAYSFAKLNHLHGPLMYYSGKHLVSYLEDYTLDQICMIIKSYFILHIDDKEVLEFVIISLKHNWCLDKSGHKFAIKNSTTCGLLWIMECYAAFLIVNEDVYKCMELIVQELSGRVDEMSREMAICLLHGMSFYQIKDLNLVDKINKHLGKLTSLKGNEMSDREARLVKNALEVLTN; encoded by the exons atgaaattaCAATCATTGGCAGTTGAGATAATGAAATCGGCCCGTGCAGGTGAAACATCGTTAGATTTGTGGAAGGGATATTGTGAGAAGATCAAAAATGTAGTAGATAATCTCAATCACACCAGTATATGTTCAATCATCCACTCGTTTGGTCACATGAGATACAAACATACGCAATTACTATCAGTTCTGTCTACCAATCTGTATAAGAGTGTCCCCTTTTTAACAACAAAACAAATAACCAGTGTACTGAAATCATTTTCACttttgaattttaaaaatgagttCATGatgcaaatattatcaaaacaTGCAGCAAAATTGGCACCCATGATGAATCCATATGAATTAAG TACATTATTGTATAGCTATGCTTCGCTAAATTCGTGCAATCTCTATGTGTTTTACCCTATAAAATGCTCTGTCTCTGATaaaatagataaatttggGCCAAAAGAATTATCTCTTTTATTGGGTGGCCTATGCAAGATTAATTGTGACGATTTGCAACTGATAACAGTGGTTTCGTCTCATTTTTGCAAGACAATATCTAGTAATGATCCAAAGTCACTATCTTTGtcttcaaattatttattgcgACTTAAACTGGGGAATTCGAAGATAGTTGCTATGTTTATTGCACGA gaAATAATGAGATATAagccaaaattttcatctcAGGGTCTATCACTTATCCTAAATTCtatttccaaatataatgACGATATATCTTTGTTCCAAAGATATTCAATGATAATCCAGTTGCGAATCGACGAATTTAACATACACTCATGTTGCTTAGTGGCATCAGCCGTATCACGAGCTAATTACAAA GAAATTAAGCTACTAGAAGTGTTAGCTGAAAGAGTTGGTAAACaatcaaatgaattatatcCCCAAGCAGTAGCGACGTTGGCATATTCATTTGCAAAG CTTAATCATTTGCATGGGCCATTGATGTATTATTCTGGCAAGCACTTAGTTTCATATCTGGAAGATTACACGCTTGATCAGATTTGCATGATTATCAAGTCATATTTTATCTTACACATAGATGACAAGGAAGTGTTAGAGTTTGTCATAATTTCTCTTAAACATAATTGGTGCCTAGATAAGAGTGGCCATAAATTTGctattaaaaattctaCGACTTGTGGATTGTTATGGATAATGGAGTGTTATGCAGCGTTTTTGATCGTGAATGAG GatgtatataaatgtatgGAACTAATAGTACAAGAATTGAGTGGCAGAGTGGATGAGATGAGTAGGGAGATGGCAATATGTTTGTTACATGGCATGTCATTTTACCAAATAAAAGATCTAAACCTAGtggataaaataaataagcACTTGGGTAAATTAACTAGTCTTAAGGGCAATGAAATGAGCGATAGGGAAGCTAGACTTGTGAAGAATGCATTGGAAgttttaacaaattaa
- a CDS encoding actin-like protein homolog, ALP1 homolog (overlaps_old_locusTagID:BBM_III03810), producing the protein MEHSLVLDMGSYTTKAGYSNGKKPEHLIPSLVGNIRSKFVDKFSKDTYVGQEALETIEYLSLRKVIDHGYIHNFDDYELLLQNVFSKFGLESLNDTCILFSEPILSPSNTRHKIIEIAFETFDANTLNISPATLLAIYGIGEITGTVIEIGDGITQCVPVIEGYVEKQSVRRNDFGGAEISRYLQKLLALAGFQFSTRKESTFVYDIKEKLCFCSLNPSKDEVRTDLKAEYVLPDGYTLADDIDTVFIETERFYAPEVIFNPVIMDTECPNIVSIVWDSIQACPVHQRMALTSKIILSGGSTKFENFPQRLQVELKNVAPQGARDIVKVNAIEEREFLPWMGGAYFASETMRQANINAWITSEEWAESGITIIQKFAQI; encoded by the coding sequence ATGGAACACTCATTGGTCTTAGATATGGGTTCTTATACTACTAAGGCAGGGTATTCGAATGGAAAAAAGCCCGAACACTTAATTCCATCTTTGGTTGGTAACATACGTAGTAAATTTgtagataaattttcaaaagaTACCTATGTTGGCCAAGAAGCTCTTGAGACTATCGaatatttatcactaaGGAAAGTTATTGATCATGgttatattcataattttgatgaCTATGAACTGTTATTACAAAATGTGTTCAGTAAGTTTGGATTGGAGTCACTAAATGATACTTGTATACTATTTTCGGAACCTATTTTGTCACCATCAAACACACgacataaaataattgaaatcGCATTTGAGACCTTTGATGCCAATACACTAAATATATCTCCGGCCACTTTATTGGCAATTTATGGAATTGGAGAGATTACTGGTACAGTAATAGAAATAGGCGATGGCATAACACAGTGTGTACCAGTAATAGAAGGGTATGTTGAAAAGCAATCTGTGCGTCGTAATGACTTTGGCGGGGCAGAAATCAGCagatatttacaaaaattgctaGCTCTCGCTGGTTTCCAATTCTCAACTCGCAAAGAATCTACATTTGTCTATGATATAAAAGAAAAGCTCTGTTTTTGTTCATTGAATCCATCAAAGGATGAAGTGAGGACCGATCTAAAGGCGGAATATGTTCTTCCGGATGGCTATACTTTGGCAGATGATATTGACACAGTTTTTATTGAAACGGAAAGATTTTACGCTCCCGAAGTTATATTCAATCCAGTGATAATGGATACTGAATGTCCAAATATCGTTTCTATTGTCTGGGATAGCATACAAGCTTGTCCAGTGCATCAAAGAATGGCATTAACGTCGAAAATAATACTTTCAGGTGGTTccacaaaatttgaaaattttccaCAAAGGTTACAAGTCGAATTGAAAAATGTCGCTCCGCAAGGAGCTAGAGATATAGTGAAAGTGAATGCTATTGAGGAAAGGGAGTTTTTGCCATGGATGGGAGGTGCCTATTTTGCATCAGAAACCATGAGACAGGCCAACATCAACGCCTGGATTACTTCTGAAGAGTGGGCTGAGTCTGGCATCACCATAATCCAGAAATTCGCACagatttaa